The window TCTTCCCCTGTGATGCAGTGAAGCAGAGACCACTTCCTTCTTCCTCAGCCTTGATCAAGGTTAGTACTAGTTCCCTGTTCCTGCTTGATTTCATTTCAGTGTTCTGATACAGTAGAGTAAAAGATGCTTATCAAGGCCCAAAATTGAGCCTGGAACCTAAAATTTCTCTGCTTGTTGCTAGCCTGGAAATTGAAAATCCCAGCTCTGTTTGTGTATGATACGATATATATAGTAGGTAAGAATAAATAGATTCCCAATTTTACTTTTTTTATTTTATTTAAGTTATCTGTTTATGCTCAATTAGGAGGAGATAGACCTACTGTTGTCATTGAAACACATCTCTAATTTATGTTTAAAAACTCTAAATCCTGATAGTTGTTAGACAGTTTATATGCCTCCAGGTTTTTGACAGGACAAGCATACAAAATAAAACTACATCAGACATTCAGGTTATGTATATAAACCTAACAAAGGATTACACCAGAAAATGAGAAAAAAATAAGGTAATGCACAAGAACAACATGAATTCGGATTTAGTCGAAGTATTAAATAGGGATTTAGTTGAAGTACCATGTAAGGGTTTAGCGGAATTAATGAATAATGCTTAAAAGAGAGATCTGTTGTTTATTCAGAGTTTCAGACACATTTATGTTATTTATGATCATGCTTAGGTCGACATTGCCAGTGTCGGAGGAAAATTGGAAACAGGGTTTTGCAGTGAGATATAGAAGCTAAAAACACCTCTACCTTAAAGATAAGATATACAAACAATAAGTACTCAAGACAGTGTTACACTTGTTAAACCAGATTATATCAGTCTCCACACAATTCTGATTAGAAAATATAACACAAAGCAGAGCAGTACAAAGTGAAAAATTGGCCTTGAACTTCCAAAATACAGTTTTCCTCAAACACCTATATAGACAAAGCAGCACTGTATGCATGGTTAATATGACCAAGGTCTCTGTTCCCTCCTCCGTTGTCTACGTTTAGCCTGCCTTCTCCTCCTGCTGAATGTATCTACAAACCACTCATGCTTCTTGGCTGTCCAAAAGTTTTCTCCAACCACTCCAACTATTAGACCAGCAACAATTCCTGGCAGAAACATGAACCAATCAAGCTCAACTTGAAACCCAGAGTCCTCATCTTGTTCAATAGTTGTTTGTGGTGTTCCGCTCTCAGAATCTTCACATTTCTTTGACAAAAGTTTTCCACACAAACCGGAGTTCCCTTGGTACATATCTTCTTGGAATGTATCAAACTGTGGACCTTCTGGGATAGGACCATAGAGACTATTGTTGGATACATCGAAGAATGCAAGGAATGTCAGTTGTGCTAAATTGCTGGGGATCTTTCCTGAGAGCTGATTTTGGGAGAGATCCAACGATTCAAGAGCACTCAAGTTCCCCAAAGACAAGGGGATGAGACCAGTGAGAGTGTTGTTGGAAAGATTAAGCAGATTAAGCCCTCTTAGGTTCCCAATGACACCTGGAATCTCTCCTGCAAATCTGTTACTTGAGAAGTCTATGAGTCTCATAAGATAAGGGGTCTTGCTATACTTCAACTTAACACCTTTGCTGGAAACTGTAATCGGGTAATCATAGTAGAATGTTTCTTGATACGTCCCGCCGAAGAAGAACATGGATTGGAAGTATACTTGCTGGTTCGCATCAACAGTTTTCATGGCAATCCAGTTCTCTATGTAATTGGAGGGCAGTATACCTGAAAAATCATTGCTGGATAAATCAATGATGGACAGCTCAGGGAACTCATGGCTACTTGTAGGCTTTCCAATTATTCCATGAAATGCATTAGATCGCAAAATGAGAACTTTGAACTGTTGAAGCACTCCTAACCAAGATGGGAAAGTATCACTGATCTGATTATTTCCCAAATTAAGATACATCAACTTAGAACAATTGGCAATTGATCTTGGTAGCTTCCCTTGTAGCTGATTATCACTCATGTCAATCCCTCTTAACCACAGGCATCTTTTCAAACCTATTTGAGGAATAGCACCGTGAAAGGAATTGTTCTGTAGTTTCAATAACTGAAAAAATCTGAGATTCTCGAAACATGGTGGAATCTTGCCATTCAGGTTGTTGTTAGACAAGTCAAGAATACATAGTGGCCATGTGTTGCAGAATGCTGCTGGAATTTCTCCTGCATATTCATTGTTTGAAACAGAATAGTATGATATCAATGGCGATGGAATGGGCAGTGATCCTTGTAACATGTTAGAGTCAAGCTGTAAAGAGTATAACCCTTGCCATGGAATAATGACCGGATTTTCTTCAAATCCATTTAAGTGGTTGTGAGAGAGGTTGAGAAACCTCAAAGTTTCACCTGTTGAAATCCACATCCACTTTGGTATTTGGCCATGCAGATTGTTGTCAGATAGATCCAGATCCTCCAGTTCACCAGCGTATTTCAAAAATTCCGGGAACTCTGTTATGTTGCATGAACCCAATCCTAGTACTTTAAGCCTTGGAGAAATGGCTTTGAATCCAGTTTTGATCTGCACAGAAAACTTGTTGAGTGACAAACGAAGTCCCCTCAACTTTTGGAGCTTGGAAAACTCATCCAATACAACAGGCCCACTCAGGTTATTTGAGTGGAGATAAATATGTTCAAGATTTCTTAGCTCAAAAAGTGACCTGGGAATTTCTCCTTGCAGATTGTTGAATCGTAGGTCTAACAAAGTTAACTGGGTCAACTGCATAAGGCATGATGGGATTTGACCAGTTATTTGATTGTGGCCTAAGCTTAATTTTGCAAGTTGTTTCAGATTAGCCAAACAACATGGGATTTCACCAGTAATCTCATTCTGGTCCAAGTCTAATACCAAAAGTTGAGTGAGATTAGCCAAAGAACATGGCAAATTCCCCCTTAAGTGGGTAGTATCAAGGGCCAAGTAGTTAAGTTTGGATAGCTTTCCAAACCAAGACCAGGAATCTGAAACTTGGTCACTGAAAGTATGGATTGTTGGAAGGTCTGGTAGATAACTATAGTCATAAAAGGAAGAAAGTTCAAGGAAATTGAGCTGGGTAAGGTTGGAAAGGAAAGATGGAACATAGGGATAAAAGTTACAAGAACGTATATTCAACAAATTTAAGACACGAAGGTTTCCAATTGAAGCTGGTATACGACCAGAGAAATCGGTTGCCTGCAAATTCAGTATCTTCAAAGGGCTGCTGGTGTTAAGGTCATCAGGAATATAACCGGTTAGATCATAGTTATCGGACAAATCAAGTACTTGCAAGTTTGGTAGGTGGAAAATGCCTACTGGGAATTTCCCTTCCAATTTACATGCATGAAGACGGAGAGATGTGAGAGAAGACAAATTCATCAATGTATTAGGTACAGTGGAGCTTATCTCAACGTCAAAAAGATGAAGCTGTTTTATGTTGGTCAAGTTCTGAACTAGACTTCTGAAGTCAGGCATCTTGAGAGGAGGGATTTTGAAATCCGGAGCCGAATTTGATGACAGATGAAGTGTAGATAGGTTGGATAGATATGACATTTCTGAAGGAATTTGGCCAGAAAATGAAGACATTGAGAGGTTGAGATATGTTAGACTAGTAAGAGCATGGCCTAACCTGGATGGAATTTGAGAGAAGCTGAAGTTATTATCAGAGAGGTCAAGGCTCTGCAGGTGAACAAGCTGGAAAAGACTGCTGTTGGAATTGATGGAACCATGAAGATAACTGCTGGCAAGGTCAAGCCCAATAACATGGCCAGAGTTGTCGTTGCATTCAACACCATCCCATGAACAACAATTATTCCTTTGAGTATCTCCTGCTAACCTACCCCAGGATGAAACTTTCGGAAAAGCAAAGGGATCTTGGGAAGCAGACTTGTCTATAGTGAAACTAGCTTTGAATTGCAACAAGGCAGAGCGCTCATCATCATGGCAAAGTGCCTGCGTCTGTACAAAAGAGAAACAGCCTGCAGCATTCATGAGCAACACAAGTGTAAAATAACGCAGAGGAAAGAAATCGCACCAGGACGATCCCATGAAAAATTATCTGGAAGTGTATGTATGTAGGTTTGTGGGTTTCACAAAACAGAGAACTGAATCTCCAAAGAACAGAGCTTCTTTCATGTGCTGGGACGGTATACTAGAAGTCAAAGTCTTCGGGAAATGTCTTCGTTTTTCATTTGTTGAT of the Fragaria vesca subsp. vesca linkage group LG6, FraVesHawaii_1.0, whole genome shotgun sequence genome contains:
- the LOC101307038 gene encoding uncharacterized protein LOC101307038 — its product is MSASQDPFAYPKVESWGSLERNPQSSNCCSWDGVECNNDSGHVISLDLASSYLHGSIDSNSSLFQLVHLQRLDLSDNNFSYSQVPSRLGHDLTSLTYLNLSMSSFSGHIPSEVSFLSKLSMLDLHMPYSLANLTQLLVLDLSQNQISGEIPCLLANLTQLTKLRLGYNQITGEIPSCLVQLTQLTLLDLRFNNIQGAIPRSVFQLKSLEYIFLNSNNLSGYLEFDEISKLQNLRGLRLSLNKLSVQIKTGFRAIPPKLNLLELSSCNLTEFPEFLKYTSELMHLDLSDNNLRGQIPKWLWNSTSETLLFLNLSHNHLTGYEENPVIIPWHRLSSLVLDSNMLRGSLPIPASSMAVYSVSNNEYAGEIPEKFCNTGTLTILDLSNNKLKGMIPKCFQNLGALQILKLRNNSFHGDIPQICLNTSMELAAIDLSYNQLQGKLPRSIASCPQLMFLNLGNNQIIDTFPSWLGTLQQLKVLILQSNAFHGTIGKPASSHEFPELSIVDLSSNDFSGSLPSDYIENWNAMKSVDENEQIYIQSAIIFGMYPDIFHYDYPITVFSKGVELKYMKTPYLLRLIDLSSNKFEGEIPVIIGNLRALLLLNLSNNTLTGPIPSSLWNLTALESLDLSQNQLSGKIPTSLAQLTFLSYFNVSHNGLYGAIPQSPQFDTFQEDMYQGNPGLCGKPLSKKCGDSESATPQTTLEEDEDSGFQIELDWFVVLPGVITGLIVGVVGGNFWTAKKHDWFVDTFNRRRRLAKRCFSFVQTQALCHDDERSALLQFKASFTIDKSASQDPFAFPKVSSWGRLAGDTQRNNCCSWDGVECNDNSGHVIGLDLASSYLHGSINSNSSLFQLVHLQSLDLSDNNFSFSQIPSRLGHALTSLTYLNLSMSSFSGQIPSEMSYLSNLSTLHLSSNSAPDFKIPPLKMPDFRSLVQNLTNIKQLHLFDVEISSTVPNTLMNLSSLTSLRLHACKLEGKFPVGIFHLPNLQVLDLSDNYDLTGYIPDDLNTSSPLKILNLQATDFSGRIPASIGNLRVLNLLNIRSCNFYPYVPSFLSNLTQLNFLELSSFYDYSYLPDLPTIHTFSDQVSDSWSWFGKLSKLNYLALDTTHLRGNLPCSLANLTQLLVLDLDQNEITGEIPCCLANLKQLAKLSLGHNQITGQIPSCLMQLTQLTLLDLRFNNLQGEIPRSLFELRNLEHIYLHSNNLSGPVVLDEFSKLQKLRGLRLSLNKFSVQIKTGFKAISPRLKVLGLGSCNITEFPEFLKYAGELEDLDLSDNNLHGQIPKWMWISTGETLRFLNLSHNHLNGFEENPVIIPWQGLYSLQLDSNMLQGSLPIPSPLISYYSVSNNEYAGEIPAAFCNTWPLCILDLSNNNLNGKIPPCFENLRFFQLLKLQNNSFHGAIPQIGLKRCLWLRGIDMSDNQLQGKLPRSIANCSKLMYLNLGNNQISDTFPSWLGVLQQFKVLILRSNAFHGIIGKPTSSHEFPELSIIDLSSNDFSGILPSNYIENWIAMKTVDANQQVYFQSMFFFGGTYQETFYYDYPITVSSKGVKLKYSKTPYLMRLIDFSSNRFAGEIPGVIGNLRGLNLLNLSNNTLTGLIPLSLGNLSALESLDLSQNQLSGKIPSNLAQLTFLAFFDVSNNSLYGPIPEGPQFDTFQEDMYQGNSGLCGKLLSKKCEDSESGTPQTTIEQDEDSGFQVELDWFMFLPGIVAGLIVGVVGENFWTAKKHEWFVDTFSRRRRQAKRRQRRREQRPWSY